In Felis catus isolate Fca126 chromosome A2, F.catus_Fca126_mat1.0, whole genome shotgun sequence, the following proteins share a genomic window:
- the PLIN4 gene encoding perilipin-4 isoform X4 produces the protein MSAQDEGGRDPPKPKGKTLGSFLGSLPGFSSARNLVAGAHSSAREVRPVADPAGASPQPQAQAATNLEQTAGGEKQPPPSEKMTSGAKDLVSSKMSKTKDTISSGMASAVDTAKGVMHGGLGMTRSALSGAKETVASGVTGAVGVAKGTVQTGLDTSKTVLMGTKDTVCSGVTGAMNVAKGAVQTGLDTSKTVLTGTKDTLSTGLTGALGMAKGTVQTGLDTSKTILTGTKDTLSTGLTGALGMAKGTVQTGLDTSKTVLTGTKDTLSTGLTGALGMAKGTVQTGLDTSKTVLTGTKDTVSTGLSGAMNVAKGTVQTGLDTTKAVLTGTKDTVCSGVTGAMNVAKGAVQTGLDTSKTVLTGTKDTLSTGLTGALGMAKGTVQTGLDTTKNIVTGTKDTVSAGVTGAVNMAKGTVQTGLDTSKTVLTGTKDTVSTGLSGAMNVAKGTVQTGLDTTKAVLTGTKDTVCSGVTGAMNVAKGAVQTGLDTSKTVLTGTKDTLSTGLTGALGMAKGTVQTGLDTTKNIVTGTKDTVSAGVTGAVNMAKGTVQTGLDTSKTVLTGTKDTVSTGLSGAMNVAKGTVQTGLDTTKAVLTGTKDTVCSGVTGAMNVAKGAVQTGLDTSKTVLTGTKDTLSTGLTGALGMAKCTVQTGLDTSKTVLTGTKDTLSTGLTGALGMAKGTVQTGLDTTKNIVTGTKDTVSAGVTGAVNMAKGTVQTGLDTSKTVLTGTKDTVSTGLSGAMNVAKGTVQTGLDTTKAVLTGTKDTVCSGVTGAMNVAKGAVQTGLDTSKTVLTGTKDTLSTGLTGALGMAKGTVQTGLDTTKNIVTGTKDTVSAGVTGAVTMAKGTVQTGLDTSKTILTGTKDTLSTGLTGALGMAKGTVQTGLDTTKNIVTGTKDTVSAGVTGAVNMAKGTVQTSLETTKNIVTGTKDTVSAGVTGAVNMAKGTVQTGLDTSKTVLTGTKDTLSTGLTGALGMAKGTVQSGLDTSKTVLTGTKDTLSTGLTGALGMAKGTVQTGLDTTKNIVTGTKDTVSAGVTGAVNMAKGTVQTGLDTSKTVLTGTKDTLSTGLTGALGMAKGTVQTGLDTSKTVLTGTKDTLSTGLTGALGMAKGTVQTGLDTTKNIVTGTKDTVSAGVTGAVTMAKGTVQTGLDTSKTILTGTKDTLSTGLTGALGMAKGTVQTGLDITKNIVTGTKDTVSAGVTGAGNVAKGAVQTGLDTIQNWLPGTRDPVWGGLTSSSAPRKGGEALSPGVSSAPDTLGAGLDLVREATAEATRPQGATLGREDAGHVATARGHEGPTSFATLRDELKELGDVFQPLDAEEQAQLAASEPEPRVLTADQRSYFVRLGDLAPGFRQRAFEHALSHLQHGQFQARAALAQLEDAFKLIQKAERAPEGQSPPDQGPSSRAEEGATQEVPDSGALSRACSLIQQLHVAYSSLASGLQGLPEELQQRVGRARHSLCELYGLVSSASSVQRLPAERLARSHEGVGRAWQELEQVLDSVQHGPPLCWLVGPFALPPGGQQV, from the exons ATGTCTGCCCAAGACGAAGGAGGCCGGGATCCTCCCAAACCCAAGGGCAAG ACCCTGGGAAGTTTCTTGGGGTCCCTGCCTGGCTTCAGTTCTGCCCGGAACCTTGTGGCCGGCGCCCACAGTTCTGCGAGAGAGGTCCGGCCGGTCGCCGACCCTGCGGGTGCGTCCCCGCAGCCCCAGGCTCAGG CAGCCACCAACCTGGAGCAGACGGCTGGCGGGGAGAAGCAGCCGCCGCCCTCAGAGAAG ATGACCTCTGGGGCAAAGGACCTGGTGAGCTCCAAGATGAGTAAGACTAAGGACACCATCTCCTCCGGGATGGCCAGCGCAGTGGACACAGCCAAAGGTGTGATGCACGGAGGCCTGGGCATGACCCGGTCTGCCCTCTCAGGTGCCAAGGAGACTGTGGCCAGTGGCGTCACAGGGGCAGTGGGTGTGGCTAAGGGCACGGTCCAGACCGGCCTGGACACTTCGAAGACCGTCCTGATGGGCACCAAGGACACCGTGTGCAGTGGGGTGACTGGAGCCATGAATGTGGCCAAAGGTGCTGTCCAGACCGGCCTGGACACTTCAAAGACCGTCCTGACGGGCACCAAGGACACCCTATCTACTGGGCTCACAGGTGCACTGGGCATGGCCAAGGGCACCGTCCAGACCGGCCTGGACACTTCAAAGACCATCCTGACGGGCACCAAGGACACCCTATCTACTGGGCTCACAGGAGCACTGGGCATGGCCAAGGGCACCGTCCAGACCGGCCTGGACACTTCAAAGACCGTCCTGACGGGCACCAAG GACACCCTATCTACTGGGCTCACAGGTGCACTGGGCATGGCCAAGGGCACGGTCCAGACCGGCCTGGACACTTCAAAGACCGTCCTGACGGGTACCAAGGACACTGTGTCCACGGGGCTCTCAGGGGCAATGAACGTGGCCAAGGGCACTGTCCAGACTGGCCTGGACACCACCAAGGCTGTCCTGACAGGTACCAAGGACACCGTGTGCAGTGGAGTGACTGGAGCCATGAATGTGGCCAAAGGTGCTGTCCAGACCGGCCTGGACACTTCAAAGACCGTCCTGACGGGCACCAAGGACACCCTATCTACTGGGCTCACAGGTGCACTGGGCATGGCCAAGGGCACGGTCCAGACTGGCCTGGACACCACCAAGAATATTGTCACAGGCACCAAAGACACCGTGTCCGCTGGGGTGACAGGGGCAGTGAACATGGCCAAGGGCACCGTCCAGACTGGCCTGGACACTTCAAAGACCGTCCTGACGGGTACCAAGGACACTGTGTCCACGGGGCTCTCAGGGGCAATGAACGTGGCCAAGGGCACTGTCCAGACTGGCCTGGACACCACCAAGGCTGTCCTGACAGGTACCAAGGACACCGTGTGCAGTGGGGTGACTGGAGCCATGAATGTGGCCAAAGGTGCTGTCCAGACCGGCCTGGACACTTCAAAGACCGTCCTGACGGGCACCAAGGACACCCTATCTACTGGGCTCACAGGTGCACTGGGCATGGCCAAGGGCACGGTCCAGACTGGCCTGGACACCACCAAGAATATTGTCACAGGCACCAAAGACACCGTGTCCGCTGGGGTGACAGGGGCAGTGAACATGGCCAAGGGCACCGTCCAGACTGGCCTGGACACTTCAAAGACCGTCCTGACGGGTACCAAGGACACTGTGTCCACGGGGCTCTCAGGGGCAATGAACGTGGCCAAGGGCACTGTCCAGACTGGCCTGGACACCACCAAGGCTGTCCTGACAGGTACCAAGGACACCGTGTGCAGTGGGGTGACTGGAGCCATGAATGTGGCCAAAGGTGCTGTCCAGACCGGCCTGGACACTTCAAAGACCGTCCTGACGGGCACCAAGGACACCCTATCTACTGGGCTCACAGGTGCACTGGGCATGGCCAAGTGCACCGTCCAGACCGGCCTGGACACTTCAAAGACCGTCCTGACGGGCACCAAGGACACCCTATCTACTGGGCTCACAGGTGCACTGGGCATGGCCAAGGGCACGGTCCAGACTGGCCTGGACACCACCAAGAATATTGTCACAGGCACCAAAGACACCGTGTCCGCTGGGGTGACAGGGGCAGTGAACATGGCCAAGGGCACCGTCCAGACTGGCCTGGACACTTCAAAGACCGTCCTGACGGGTACCAAGGACACTGTGTCCACGGGGCTCTCAGGGGCAATGAACGTGGCCAAGGGCACTGTCCAGACTGGCCTGGACACCACCAAGGCTGTCCTGACAGGTACCAAGGACACCGTGTGCAGTGGGGTGACTGGAGCCATGAATGTGGCCAAAGGTGCTGTCCAGACCGGCCTGGACACTTCAAAGACCGTCCTGACGGGCACCAAGGACACCCTATCTACTGGGCTCACAGGTGCACTGGGCATGGCCAAGGGCACGGTCCAGACTGGCCTGGACACCACCAAGAATATTGTCACAGGCACCAAAGACACCGTGTCCGCTGGGGTGACAGGGGCAGTCACCATGGCCAAGGGCACCGTCCAGACCGGCCTGGACACTTCAAAGACCATCCTGACGGGCACCAAGGACACCCTATCTACTGGGCTCACAGGTGCACTGGGCATGGCCAAGGGCACCGTCCAGACCGGCCTGGACACCACCAAGAATATTGTCACAGGCACCAAAGACACCGTGTCCGCTGGGGTGACAGGGGCAGTGAACATGGCCAAGGGCACCGTCCAGACCAGCCTGGAAACCACTAAGAATATTGTCACAGGCACCAAAGACACCGTGTCCGCTGGGGTGACAGGGGCAGTGAACATGGCCAAGGGCACCGTCCAGACCGGCCTGGACACTTCGAAGACCGTCCTGACGGGCACCAAGGACACCCTATCTACTGGGCTCACAGGTGCCCTGGGCATGGCCAAGGGCACCGTCCAGTCCGGCCTGGACACTTCAAAGACCGTCCTGACGGGCACCAAGGACACCCTATCTACTGGGCTCACAGGTGCACTGGGCATGGCCAAGGGCACCGTCCAGACCGGCCTGGACACCACCAAGAATATTGTCACAGGCACCAAAGACACCGTGTCCGCTGGGGTGACAGGGGCAGTGAACATGGCCAAGGGCACCGTCCAGACCGGCCTGGACACTTCAAAGACCGTCCTGACGGGCACCAAGGACACCCTATCTACTGGGCTCACAGGCGCACTGGGCATGGCCAAGGGCACCGTCCAGACCGGCCTGGACACTTCAAAGACCGTCCTGACGGGCACCAAGGACACCCTATCTACTGGGCTCACAGGTGCACTGGGCATGGCCAAGGGCACGGTCCAGACTGGCCTGGACACCACCAAGAATATTGTCACAGGCACCAAAGACACCGTGTCCGCTGGGGTGACAGGGGCAGTGACCATGGCCAAGGGCACCGTCCAGACCGGCCTGGACACTTCAAAGACCATCCTGACGGGCACCAAGGACACCCTATCTACTGGGCTCACAGGCGCCCTGGGCATGGCCAAGGGCACCGTCCAGACCGGCCTGGACATCACCAAGAATATTGTCACAGGCACCAAAGACACAGTGTCCGCTGGGGTGACAGGGGCAGGGAACGTGGCCAAGGGGGCAGTGCAGACTGGTCTCGACACCATCCAGAACTGGTTACCTGGCACCCGGGACCCTGTGTGGGGCGGACTCACCAGTTCCAGTGCCCCCCGCAAAGGAGGGGAAGCTCTGTCCCCCGGAGTATCCAGCGCCCCGGACACACTTGGTGCAGGCCTGGACCTTGTCCGGGAAGCCACCGCTGAAGCAACACGTCCCCAGGGGGCCACCCTGGGCAGGGAGGATGCGGGGCACGTGGCCACCGCACGCGGCCATGAAGGACCCACGAGCTTCGCGACACTCCGGGACGAGCTGAAGGAGCTGGGGGACGTCTTCCAGCCCCTGGATGCCGAGGAGCAAG CCCAGCTTGCCGCCTCCGAGCCTGAGCCAAGGGTGCTCACGGCCGACCAGCGCAGCTACTTTGTGCGTCTGGGCGACCTGGCCCCCGGCTTCCGCCAGCGGGCTTTTGAGCACGCCCTGAGCCACCTGCAACACGGCCAGTTCCAGGCCAGGGCCGCGCTGGCCCAGCTGGAGGACGCCTTCAAGCTG ATTCAGAAGGCCGAGCGGGCTCCAGAGGGCCAGTCACCTCCAGACCAGGGTCCGAGCAGCAGAGCGGAGGAAGGCGCTACCCAAGAG GTGCCGGACTCCGGGGCCCTGTCCAGGGCCTGCAGCCTCATCCAGCAGCTCCACGTGGCCTACAGCTCCCTGGCCTCCGGCCTCCAGGGCCTCCCCGAGGAGCTCCAGCAGCGTGTCGGGCGGGCGCGGCACAGCCTGTGTGAGCTCTACGGCCTGGTCTCCTCGGCCAGCTCGGTCCAGCGGCTGCCGGCAGAGCGCCTGGCCCGGAGCCACGAGGGCGTGGGCCGGGCCTGGCAAGAGCTGGAGCAGGTGCTGGACAGCGTGCAGCACGGCCCGCCGCTCTGCTGGCTGGTGGGGCCCTTCGCCCTGCCGCCCGGCGGGCAGCAGGTGTAG
- the PLIN4 gene encoding perilipin-4 isoform X1 — MSAQDEGGRDPPKPKGKTLGSFLGSLPGFSSARNLVAGAHSSAREVRPVADPAGASPQPQAQAATNLEQTAGGEKQPPPSEKMTSGAKDLVSSKMSKTKDTISSGMASAVDTAKGVMHGGLGMTRSALSGAKETVASGVTGAVGVAKGTVQTGLDTSKTVLMGTKDTVCSGVTGAMNVAKGAVQTGLDTSKTVLTGTKDTLSTGLTGALGMAKGTVQTGLDTSKTILTGTKDTLSTGLTGALGMAKGTVQTGLDTSKTVLTGTKDTLSTGLTGALGMAKGTVQTGLDTTKNIVTGTKDTVSAGVTGAVNMAKGTVQTGLDTSKTVLTGTKDTVSTGLSGAMNVAKGTVQTGLDTTKAVLTGTKDTVCSGVTGAMNVAKGAVQTGLDTSKTVLTGTKDTLSTGLTGALGMAKGTVQTGLDTSKTVLTGTKDTVSTGLSGAMNVAKGTVQTGLDTTKAVLTGTKDTVCSGVTGAMNVAKGAVQTGLDTSKTVLTGTKDTLSTGLTGALGMAKGTVQTGLDTTKNIVTGTKDTVSAGVTGAVNMAKGTVQTGLDTSKTVLTGTKDTVSTGLSGAMNVAKGTVQTGLDTTKAVLTGTKDTVCSGVTGAMNVAKGAVQTGLDTSKTVLTGTKDTLSTGLTGALGMAKGTVQTGLDTTKNIVTGTKDTVSAGVTGAVNMAKGTVQTGLDTSKTVLTGTKDTVSTGLSGAMNVAKGTVQTGLDTTKAVLTGTKDTVCSGVTGAMNVAKGAVQTGLDTSKTVLTGTKDTLSTGLTGALGMAKCTVQTGLDTSKTVLTGTKDTLSTGLTGALGMAKGTVQTGLDTTKNIVTGTKDTVSAGVTGAVNMAKGTVQTGLDTSKTVLTGTKDTVSTGLSGAMNVAKGTVQTGLDTTKAVLTGTKDTVCSGVTGAMNVAKGAVQTGLDTSKTVLTGTKDTLSTGLTGALGMAKGTVQTGLDTTKNIVTGTKDTVSAGVTGAVTMAKGTVQTGLDTSKTILTGTKDTLSTGLTGALGMAKGTVQTGLDTTKNIVTGTKDTVSAGVTGAVNMAKGTVQTSLETTKNIVTGTKDTVSAGVTGAVNMAKGTVQTGLDTSKTVLTGTKDTLSTGLTGALGMAKGTVQSGLDTSKTVLTGTKDTLSTGLTGALGMAKGTVQTGLDTTKNIVTGTKDTVSAGVTGAVNMAKGTVQTGLDTSKTVLTGTKDTLSTGLTGALGMAKGTVQTGLDTSKTVLTGTKDTLSTGLTGALGMAKGTVQTGLDTTKNIVTGTKDTVSAGVTGAVTMAKGTVQTGLDTSKTILTGTKDTLSTGLTGALGMAKGTVQTGLDITKNIVTGTKDTVSAGVTGAGNVAKGAVQTGLDTIQNWLPGTRDPVWGGLTSSSAPRKGGEALSPGVSSAPDTLGAGLDLVREATAEATRPQGATLGREDAGHVATARGHEGPTSFATLRDELKELGDVFQPLDAEEQAQLAASEPEPRVLTADQRSYFVRLGDLAPGFRQRAFEHALSHLQHGQFQARAALAQLEDAFKLIQKAERAPEGQSPPDQGPSSRAEEGATQEVPDSGALSRACSLIQQLHVAYSSLASGLQGLPEELQQRVGRARHSLCELYGLVSSASSVQRLPAERLARSHEGVGRAWQELEQVLDSVQHGPPLCWLVGPFALPPGGQQV; from the exons ATGTCTGCCCAAGACGAAGGAGGCCGGGATCCTCCCAAACCCAAGGGCAAG ACCCTGGGAAGTTTCTTGGGGTCCCTGCCTGGCTTCAGTTCTGCCCGGAACCTTGTGGCCGGCGCCCACAGTTCTGCGAGAGAGGTCCGGCCGGTCGCCGACCCTGCGGGTGCGTCCCCGCAGCCCCAGGCTCAGG CAGCCACCAACCTGGAGCAGACGGCTGGCGGGGAGAAGCAGCCGCCGCCCTCAGAGAAG ATGACCTCTGGGGCAAAGGACCTGGTGAGCTCCAAGATGAGTAAGACTAAGGACACCATCTCCTCCGGGATGGCCAGCGCAGTGGACACAGCCAAAGGTGTGATGCACGGAGGCCTGGGCATGACCCGGTCTGCCCTCTCAGGTGCCAAGGAGACTGTGGCCAGTGGCGTCACAGGGGCAGTGGGTGTGGCTAAGGGCACGGTCCAGACCGGCCTGGACACTTCGAAGACCGTCCTGATGGGCACCAAGGACACCGTGTGCAGTGGGGTGACTGGAGCCATGAATGTGGCCAAAGGTGCTGTCCAGACCGGCCTGGACACTTCAAAGACCGTCCTGACGGGCACCAAGGACACCCTATCTACTGGGCTCACAGGTGCACTGGGCATGGCCAAGGGCACCGTCCAGACCGGCCTGGACACTTCAAAGACCATCCTGACGGGCACCAAGGACACCCTATCTACTGGGCTCACAGGAGCACTGGGCATGGCCAAGGGCACCGTCCAGACCGGCCTGGACACTTCAAAGACCGTCCTGACGGGCACCAAGGACACCCTATCTACTGGGCTCACAGGTGCACTGGGCATGGCCAAGGGCACGGTCCAGACCGGCCTGGACACCACCAAGAATATTGTCACAGGCACCAAAGACACCGTGTCCGCTGGGGTGACAGGGGCAGTGAACATGGCCAAGGGCACCGTCCAGACTGGCCTGGACACTTCAAAGACCGTCCTGACGGGTACCAAGGACACTGTGTCCACGGGGCTCTCAGGGGCAATGAACGTGGCCAAGGGCACTGTCCAGACTGGCCTGGACACCACCAAGGCTGTCCTGACAGGTACCAAGGACACCGTGTGCAGTGGGGTGACTGGAGCCATGAATGTGGCCAAAGGTGCTGTCCAGACCGGCCTGGACACTTCAAAGACCGTCCTGACGGGCACCAAGGACACCCTATCTACTGGGCTCACAGGTGCACTGGGCATGGCCAAGGGCACGGTCCAGACCGGCCTGGACACTTCAAAGACCGTCCTGACGGGTACCAAGGACACTGTGTCCACGGGGCTCTCAGGGGCAATGAACGTGGCCAAGGGCACTGTCCAGACTGGCCTGGACACCACCAAGGCTGTCCTGACAGGTACCAAGGACACCGTGTGCAGTGGAGTGACTGGAGCCATGAATGTGGCCAAAGGTGCTGTCCAGACCGGCCTGGACACTTCAAAGACCGTCCTGACGGGCACCAAGGACACCCTATCTACTGGGCTCACAGGTGCACTGGGCATGGCCAAGGGCACGGTCCAGACTGGCCTGGACACCACCAAGAATATTGTCACAGGCACCAAAGACACCGTGTCCGCTGGGGTGACAGGGGCAGTGAACATGGCCAAGGGCACCGTCCAGACTGGCCTGGACACTTCAAAGACCGTCCTGACGGGTACCAAGGACACTGTGTCCACGGGGCTCTCAGGGGCAATGAACGTGGCCAAGGGCACTGTCCAGACTGGCCTGGACACCACCAAGGCTGTCCTGACAGGTACCAAGGACACCGTGTGCAGTGGGGTGACTGGAGCCATGAATGTGGCCAAAGGTGCTGTCCAGACCGGCCTGGACACTTCAAAGACCGTCCTGACGGGCACCAAGGACACCCTATCTACTGGGCTCACAGGTGCACTGGGCATGGCCAAGGGCACGGTCCAGACTGGCCTGGACACCACCAAGAATATTGTCACAGGCACCAAAGACACCGTGTCCGCTGGGGTGACAGGGGCAGTGAACATGGCCAAGGGCACCGTCCAGACTGGCCTGGACACTTCAAAGACCGTCCTGACGGGTACCAAGGACACTGTGTCCACGGGGCTCTCAGGGGCAATGAACGTGGCCAAGGGCACTGTCCAGACTGGCCTGGACACCACCAAGGCTGTCCTGACAGGTACCAAGGACACCGTGTGCAGTGGGGTGACTGGAGCCATGAATGTGGCCAAAGGTGCTGTCCAGACCGGCCTGGACACTTCAAAGACCGTCCTGACGGGCACCAAGGACACCCTATCTACTGGGCTCACAGGTGCACTGGGCATGGCCAAGTGCACCGTCCAGACCGGCCTGGACACTTCAAAGACCGTCCTGACGGGCACCAAGGACACCCTATCTACTGGGCTCACAGGTGCACTGGGCATGGCCAAGGGCACGGTCCAGACTGGCCTGGACACCACCAAGAATATTGTCACAGGCACCAAAGACACCGTGTCCGCTGGGGTGACAGGGGCAGTGAACATGGCCAAGGGCACCGTCCAGACTGGCCTGGACACTTCAAAGACCGTCCTGACGGGTACCAAGGACACTGTGTCCACGGGGCTCTCAGGGGCAATGAACGTGGCCAAGGGCACTGTCCAGACTGGCCTGGACACCACCAAGGCTGTCCTGACAGGTACCAAGGACACCGTGTGCAGTGGGGTGACTGGAGCCATGAATGTGGCCAAAGGTGCTGTCCAGACCGGCCTGGACACTTCAAAGACCGTCCTGACGGGCACCAAGGACACCCTATCTACTGGGCTCACAGGTGCACTGGGCATGGCCAAGGGCACGGTCCAGACTGGCCTGGACACCACCAAGAATATTGTCACAGGCACCAAAGACACCGTGTCCGCTGGGGTGACAGGGGCAGTCACCATGGCCAAGGGCACCGTCCAGACCGGCCTGGACACTTCAAAGACCATCCTGACGGGCACCAAGGACACCCTATCTACTGGGCTCACAGGTGCACTGGGCATGGCCAAGGGCACCGTCCAGACCGGCCTGGACACCACCAAGAATATTGTCACAGGCACCAAAGACACCGTGTCCGCTGGGGTGACAGGGGCAGTGAACATGGCCAAGGGCACCGTCCAGACCAGCCTGGAAACCACTAAGAATATTGTCACAGGCACCAAAGACACCGTGTCCGCTGGGGTGACAGGGGCAGTGAACATGGCCAAGGGCACCGTCCAGACCGGCCTGGACACTTCGAAGACCGTCCTGACGGGCACCAAGGACACCCTATCTACTGGGCTCACAGGTGCCCTGGGCATGGCCAAGGGCACCGTCCAGTCCGGCCTGGACACTTCAAAGACCGTCCTGACGGGCACCAAGGACACCCTATCTACTGGGCTCACAGGTGCACTGGGCATGGCCAAGGGCACCGTCCAGACCGGCCTGGACACCACCAAGAATATTGTCACAGGCACCAAAGACACCGTGTCCGCTGGGGTGACAGGGGCAGTGAACATGGCCAAGGGCACCGTCCAGACCGGCCTGGACACTTCAAAGACCGTCCTGACGGGCACCAAGGACACCCTATCTACTGGGCTCACAGGCGCACTGGGCATGGCCAAGGGCACCGTCCAGACCGGCCTGGACACTTCAAAGACCGTCCTGACGGGCACCAAGGACACCCTATCTACTGGGCTCACAGGTGCACTGGGCATGGCCAAGGGCACGGTCCAGACTGGCCTGGACACCACCAAGAATATTGTCACAGGCACCAAAGACACCGTGTCCGCTGGGGTGACAGGGGCAGTGACCATGGCCAAGGGCACCGTCCAGACCGGCCTGGACACTTCAAAGACCATCCTGACGGGCACCAAGGACACCCTATCTACTGGGCTCACAGGCGCCCTGGGCATGGCCAAGGGCACCGTCCAGACCGGCCTGGACATCACCAAGAATATTGTCACAGGCACCAAAGACACAGTGTCCGCTGGGGTGACAGGGGCAGGGAACGTGGCCAAGGGGGCAGTGCAGACTGGTCTCGACACCATCCAGAACTGGTTACCTGGCACCCGGGACCCTGTGTGGGGCGGACTCACCAGTTCCAGTGCCCCCCGCAAAGGAGGGGAAGCTCTGTCCCCCGGAGTATCCAGCGCCCCGGACACACTTGGTGCAGGCCTGGACCTTGTCCGGGAAGCCACCGCTGAAGCAACACGTCCCCAGGGGGCCACCCTGGGCAGGGAGGATGCGGGGCACGTGGCCACCGCACGCGGCCATGAAGGACCCACGAGCTTCGCGACACTCCGGGACGAGCTGAAGGAGCTGGGGGACGTCTTCCAGCCCCTGGATGCCGAGGAGCAAG CCCAGCTTGCCGCCTCCGAGCCTGAGCCAAGGGTGCTCACGGCCGACCAGCGCAGCTACTTTGTGCGTCTGGGCGACCTGGCCCCCGGCTTCCGCCAGCGGGCTTTTGAGCACGCCCTGAGCCACCTGCAACACGGCCAGTTCCAGGCCAGGGCCGCGCTGGCCCAGCTGGAGGACGCCTTCAAGCTG ATTCAGAAGGCCGAGCGGGCTCCAGAGGGCCAGTCACCTCCAGACCAGGGTCCGAGCAGCAGAGCGGAGGAAGGCGCTACCCAAGAG GTGCCGGACTCCGGGGCCCTGTCCAGGGCCTGCAGCCTCATCCAGCAGCTCCACGTGGCCTACAGCTCCCTGGCCTCCGGCCTCCAGGGCCTCCCCGAGGAGCTCCAGCAGCGTGTCGGGCGGGCGCGGCACAGCCTGTGTGAGCTCTACGGCCTGGTCTCCTCGGCCAGCTCGGTCCAGCGGCTGCCGGCAGAGCGCCTGGCCCGGAGCCACGAGGGCGTGGGCCGGGCCTGGCAAGAGCTGGAGCAGGTGCTGGACAGCGTGCAGCACGGCCCGCCGCTCTGCTGGCTGGTGGGGCCCTTCGCCCTGCCGCCCGGCGGGCAGCAGGTGTAG